The Coregonus clupeaformis isolate EN_2021a unplaced genomic scaffold, ASM2061545v1 scaf0963, whole genome shotgun sequence genome window below encodes:
- the LOC123486033 gene encoding myosin-10-like, with translation MAQRSGQEDPERYLFVDRAVVYNPATQADWTAKKLVWIPSERHGFEAASIREERGDEVVVELAENSKKAMVNKDDIQKMNPPKFSKVEDMAELTCLNEASVLHNLKDRYYSGLIYVSRIEVLLFLT, from the coding sequence ATGGCACAGCGGAGCGGGCAGGAGGACCCGGAGCGGTACCTTTTTGTGGACCGCGCCGTGGTCTACAACCCGGCCACGCAGGCCGACTGGACGGCCAAGAAACTTGTATGGATCCCATCGGAGCGCCACGGCTTCGAGGCGGCCAGCATCCGTGAGGAGCGCGGCgacgaggtggtggtggagctggctGAGAACAGCAAGAAGGCCATGGTGAACAAGGATGATATCCAGAAGATGAACCCTCCCAAGTTCAGTAAGGTGGAGGACATGGCCGAGCTCACGTGTTTGAACGAGGCCTCAGTGCTGCACAACCTGAAGGACCGCTACTACTCGGGCCTCATCTACGTAAGTAGGATAGAAGTCCTGCTTTTTCTGACTTGA